From one Alicyclobacillus acidocaldarius subsp. acidocaldarius Tc-4-1 genomic stretch:
- a CDS encoding DODA-type extradiol aromatic ring-opening family dioxygenase — MSIVFAAIAPHGLPVLPELAGESPDLMAKTRASLVELGRTAQTADPDAFIVITPHGIRAEGQFTLTASAYMEGELSEQTAALMVRVHRLDKGNRVHMRRAVDRELAREIAKFASPHLPIAVLNFATAEGPLSTLPLDWGTMIPLFFVPDRPVVVIQTAPSRPFEEHVRLGQAIRAACDALRRRAALIASCDWAHAHAEDGPYGYHEDAARLDEEVVRVIAAGELERLADFPGEMIQHARPDGLWQALVLAGAVPKGERHPRVLSYERPTYFGMLCAQLV, encoded by the coding sequence ATGAGCATCGTCTTTGCAGCCATTGCACCACACGGCCTGCCTGTTCTCCCTGAACTGGCCGGCGAGAGCCCGGATCTCATGGCCAAAACGCGCGCAAGTCTCGTGGAACTCGGTCGCACCGCCCAGACTGCCGATCCCGACGCGTTCATCGTCATCACCCCGCACGGCATCCGCGCGGAGGGCCAGTTCACCCTTACTGCAAGCGCCTACATGGAAGGCGAGTTGAGCGAGCAGACCGCGGCGCTGATGGTGCGTGTGCACCGCCTCGACAAGGGCAACCGCGTTCACATGCGCCGCGCCGTGGATCGCGAACTCGCGCGCGAGATCGCAAAGTTCGCGTCACCCCACCTGCCCATCGCGGTCCTCAACTTCGCCACCGCGGAAGGTCCTCTGTCCACGCTCCCGCTCGACTGGGGAACGATGATCCCGCTTTTCTTCGTGCCAGATCGCCCTGTGGTCGTGATTCAGACGGCGCCATCCCGCCCGTTTGAGGAACACGTCCGCCTGGGCCAGGCGATCCGAGCCGCGTGCGATGCGCTCCGTCGCCGGGCCGCCCTGATTGCGAGCTGCGATTGGGCGCACGCGCATGCAGAAGACGGGCCGTACGGCTACCACGAAGACGCCGCGAGGCTCGACGAGGAAGTGGTGCGAGTCATCGCGGCAGGAGAATTGGAACGCCTAGCAGACTTTCCAGGCGAGATGATTCAACACGCTCGGCCGGACGGCCTGTGGCAAGCCCTGGTCCTCGCGGGTGCCGTGCCCAAGGGCGAGCGGCACCCGCGCGTGTTGTCCTACGAGCGGCCGACCTATTTCGGCATGCTGTGCGCGCAGTTGGTGTGA
- a CDS encoding DUF2294 domain-containing protein has product MPKSREQAFNEIVRRVRKECFGKGPERIHTVFVDNMAISVLQGNLTPTEKFISRTPEGAEMVRLARTSMIQELYKRKVPEGLEEVAGSKFLYLFSDFKVEEDMGVSVFIFERPIPKEPLPDGFICGKQANQAQESAE; this is encoded by the coding sequence ATGCCGAAAAGTCGCGAACAGGCGTTTAACGAGATCGTTCGCAGGGTGCGAAAGGAGTGCTTCGGCAAGGGACCGGAGCGGATCCACACGGTGTTCGTCGATAACATGGCCATCTCCGTGCTGCAAGGTAATCTGACGCCGACGGAAAAGTTCATCAGCCGAACGCCCGAAGGGGCCGAGATGGTGCGCTTGGCGCGGACGAGCATGATTCAGGAGCTGTACAAGCGGAAGGTCCCGGAGGGTCTGGAAGAGGTGGCGGGCTCGAAGTTTCTATACCTGTTTTCCGACTTCAAGGTGGAGGAGGACATGGGGGTTTCGGTCTTCATTTTTGAGCGCCCCATTCCAAAAGAGCCCCTTCCGGACGGATTCATCTGCGGCAAACAGGCGAATCAAGCGCAAGAATCCGCAGAATGA
- a CDS encoding formate/nitrite transporter family protein: MSNGFLSPAEIAQLAVEVGEKKSKEAWWKLLILGILAGAFIALGFLVDIRVTASLPDSLASIKSLIGGAVFPVGLMLVVIAGGELLTGNMMTVPIAVHAGRASIGGLVYNWFWVLVGNLLGSLFVAGAFGVGAHLLTADPFKATVIAIATAKAKLAFGPTILSAIGCNWLVCLAVWMAYGAKDIVGKIFAIWFPIMAFVAIGFQHVVANMFVLPAGLWVGADYSWGKIIEEWCGAFIGNAIGGWIFTALAYYLVYLTKSRREA, encoded by the coding sequence ATGAGCAACGGGTTCTTGAGTCCAGCGGAAATTGCGCAACTGGCAGTGGAGGTCGGGGAAAAGAAGTCGAAGGAAGCATGGTGGAAGCTGCTCATTCTCGGCATTCTGGCGGGCGCGTTCATCGCACTGGGGTTCCTCGTCGACATCCGGGTGACGGCCAGCCTGCCGGACAGCCTGGCGTCCATCAAGAGTCTGATAGGCGGCGCGGTATTTCCTGTCGGCCTCATGCTGGTAGTCATCGCGGGTGGCGAACTTTTGACCGGCAACATGATGACGGTGCCCATTGCCGTGCACGCGGGGCGCGCGAGCATCGGCGGTCTCGTGTACAACTGGTTCTGGGTGCTCGTGGGCAATCTCCTCGGTTCGCTGTTCGTCGCGGGCGCGTTTGGCGTCGGCGCGCACCTGCTCACGGCGGATCCGTTCAAGGCGACGGTGATTGCCATCGCGACGGCCAAAGCGAAGCTCGCGTTTGGGCCGACCATTCTCTCAGCCATTGGGTGTAACTGGTTGGTCTGCCTCGCGGTCTGGATGGCGTATGGTGCCAAGGACATCGTGGGCAAGATCTTCGCCATCTGGTTCCCCATCATGGCGTTTGTGGCCATTGGCTTCCAGCACGTCGTGGCCAACATGTTCGTGCTCCCGGCAGGTCTGTGGGTCGGCGCCGACTACTCGTGGGGCAAAATCATCGAGGAATGGTGCGGTGCGTTCATCGGCAACGCCATCGGCGGCTGGATTTTCACCGCGCTTGCGTATTACCTCGTCTACCTGACGAAGTCTCGGCGCGAGGCTTGA